In Lacinutrix sp. Bg11-31, the DNA window TAACGTCTAAACTAATAGTTGTATTTTGGCAAATTGCCGTAGGCACAATATTATCTTCAATAAAAATATCTGTACTTACTGTATTATTACAGTTTGGAGCATCTATAGTTAAAGTTACGGTATAAGAACCTTCAGCAGAGTAACTATGACAAGGTGAGCTTGAAGTAGATGTGTTTCCATCTCCAAAATCCCAATTAAAATTAGCGTTTGTATTAGCAGATACTAAAACATTATCTAAACCCCAATTATCAAATTGAGCACCACTGTTGTCAGATTGATACCATCTAAATAAGGTGTTGTTTGTTTGAGCAGCAACAGGAATAGTTTCTGTGTATTGAGTCCATGCATAAAGAGGATCTGTTAAAACATCAGTTGGTTGCCAATAATTAATATTTACCCATGTTGTACCATTATCTATTGAGTATTGAAGGTTTACTCCTTCTTCGGGTAAATCGGCTGTTTCACAACCAGGATCAGGATCGTCTGACCCATAACGCATATAAAATTGAATAATTCCTCCAAGAGTAACATCTAATGGATTGGTAGTTACTTGTCTTTCATTGTTACTATCTGTAACACCTGCCCAAAAGTATGGGGAGTTGTCAATCATGTTTGTTATACATGGAGCTCCAACGGTAAACGGTGAAGAGTTCCATCCTACAGGTAATACACCTGAATTAAAATCGAAAAACGTACCAAATTGTGCGCCATTAGCATAAAAACAATATTCCAGACATCCTTCTGGAACTTCGTTTGAATCTACAGAGAATATACAAGATAGTGTAGTTGCTGTTAATGGTCCTACCCAATTACTTTCTCCATTGCTGCTATTATTGCAATCTGAACGAATATAAAAATCATAAGTTTCACCAGAAACTAAATTACTTGCCGTATAAGGGTTGTCTGTAATTATTGTTCCTGCTCCTGAAGGTGTTGCTCCAGATAATACAATTTCTATTTCCCATGTGGTAGCTGTACCATTTTCAGTCCAATTAATCTGGGCTGTAGTTTCTGTTATCGCTATTAAAGTTTGACCACTTGGATCTGGACACTGTCCATATGAGAAAAAAGAAAAATGGAGTAAAAAGGTAAAAAAGATTAATGTCTTTTTCATATAGTTTAGATTATAGCAATTTATATTTTAATTGATGAAACTCTACAGATTCTAAAGAAACTTTAGTGGGTCTATTTAGAAATTTATTAAACACAAAGAATTTTTTCTGTTCTATGTCAAGAAAATCAGGAACAAAAGTTTGTCCTGGATCTAATGTTAACGCACGATAGTTCTCGTTGGTTGGTAAATTTGTAGATGAGAAATTTTTGTATTGTGTAATAAAATTCCAGTTTATGGATAATTTTTCTTCGGTTTCATTTTCAAACTTATATTGATAATAAGATTTATATATGTCATTCTTTTTGTCGTTAACCTCAACAATACGCTTACTTATTTTAAATATGCTCTCTTGAGTTTTTACAACAGACCAATTGTTTTTTACAACAACTTCCTTTTGAGAAAAAACAAGTGCAGTTGAAAAAATTAAAAGGAAACTTAGGTACGTTTTCATGAATAATTTTGGTTTAAATTTGTAGGAATAATAAAAGTATGTAATATATAAATATTAATAATGAAAACTATTTTTTTTTCTATGAGTGGTAAGAAAACACTTATAAAGAGTATTGTTACTGTAATAAACGAACATTTTTTACCTTAATGGAGCGATAGAAACAACTATAAAATTTATTATAGAAATAAAAGACAATAGATCTTTTAAGTCTTAAATTTATAATGAACAAAGCATTATCTTTATTTAAATTTTAAGAGATGAAATTCGGTAACGTAGACAATCCAGAATTAATAGACTTTACTTTACCAAAAGACCATAAAGACACTAAACGTGTGCTTAATTTGGTAAAAGACAATTATGTGCCAGAAATATATGTTGGCTGTGCAAAATGGAATAAAGCAGACCTTAAAGGTTTTTACCCAAGAGGCACAAAAGACGAATTGGCTTATTATTCATCTCAATTCAATTCTATAGAATTAAATGCAACTTTTTATCGCATATTTCCAGCAGAACAATTTGTAAAATGGTATGATAAGACACCATCAAATTTTAAGTTTTTTCTAAAGTTGAATCAAGAGATTTCTCATTGGAAACGCTTACAAGATACTAATGCAGTAGTTGAAAACTATTTATATAATGCTTCAAATTTAAAAGAAAAACTAGGAACCATATTTTTACAAATGCACACTAATTTTTCGCCTAAAGATTATACTCGTGTGGTTGATTTTATAGAGAATTGGCCAAAAGAGATTCCTTTAGCAGTAGAATTTAGACATACAGATTGGTACAATACAGAAATTGCAGAAGAACTATATCAACTTTTAGAAGCAAATAATATTTCAAATATTATTGTTGACACTGCCGGAAGAAGAGACATCATGCATATGCGTTTAACAAATAGCACAGCTTTTGTACGTTATGTTGGTGCAAACCACCCAAGTGATTATTCTAGATTAGATGATTGGATAGAACGTATAAAAGACTGGAAAGAACAAGGTGTTAAAGAGATAGATTTCTTTATTCATCAAAATTTAGAAAAAGAATCGCCTTTACTTTCTGCATATTTTATTAAAAAATTAAATAACGAACTTGGTTACGATTTAAAAATCCCAAACGATACAACTGTCGAACCGCAACAAAACTTATTTTAAACTATGAGATTTCACACAAGAAAATGGGTAAAACCCGAAGACTTAAATCCTAATGGTACTTTATTTGGAGGTCGTTTATTGGCTTGGATAGATGAGGAAGCAGCACTTTATACTGTGGTACAGTTAAATAACTCTAAAATTGTGACCAAGTACATGAGTGAAATAAATTTTAAAAGCAAAGCGGTAGAAGGTGATATTGTTGAAATAGGAATGGAGGTTAAAAACTTTGGAAAATCATCAATCACATTAAAATGTGAAGTTAGAAACATGATGACACGAGAAACCATTATCACTGTTGAAGATATTATTATGGTTAATCTAGATGATGATGGCAAACCAAAGGCACATGGAAAAACAGAAACTGAGTATATAAGTGATAGATTAAAAGAATAATTTACTCTTTTAATAACTGCTGAATTCTGGTTTCTAAAGCGCGACCAGAAATTTTTTCACTAGCAATATTTCCGTTTTTATCTATTAATAGTTTAAACGGAATAGATTCTACACCATAACGAAAAGCAATGCTTTTATTCTTGTCTATAACATGGTAATCCCAAGTTAAGCCGTCTGTAGCTATAGCGTTTAACCATTGTGCTTCAGCCTTATCTTCACTAACACTTAAAATCTCAAAACCTTGGCTTTTATATTTTTTGTGTAATGCAACCAAATTTGGATTTGTAGCACGACATGGTCCACACCAACTTGCCCAAAAATCTACTAGAATCACTTTACCTTTAGGTATAGATTTTAACGATACAGTTTCTCCATAAGGGTTTATACCGCTTATTTTATAAGCCTTTGGTCTATATTCTTCTTTAAAATTTTCTTCATTTTTTTTAGCAGTTACAACAGGTAAACGTTCTCCAATTTTAGATTCTTTTTCAACTATTAATGAGTCTATAGATTTCGAAAAATCTAAATCCTGAATATTTTGAGATAAACCATTATATAATGTTCTAAGTGTTTTTGCATTGTATGTACTAACGTTTTCTTTTACTAATAGAACAGCGACATAAGAGTTAGAATGTTTTTTAATATAGGTCTCTATAAAATTGTTCTGTTCTGTAAACAATGCTAAACGATCTTGTTTTAATTTATTTATGTTTTCTGAAGAAAAATTCCCTTTTAAGCCATAATATAAAGACATGCCTTTGTCTTTAAAATCAGTCATTTGCGATGTGTAGTCTAGATATTCTTTTTGTACAGTAGAAGTAGAGGAAGCAGTTGAATAATCGATACGCTTGTTTAAAAACACATGTATTTCTGAAGCATCAACTAATAAAGGGAAGCCTTTGTTTTTATTTCGTATTTCCGAAATACGATATAATGATGGAGTTTCAGCTAAACCTTTAAACTGAAATTTAGTATTATTAATTATAGTAGAGTCTACTAATGCGAAAGAATCATCTTCAGCTTTAAAGAGATAAATATTTGTATTATCTGGTGAAAAAGAAGCGCCTTGAATTAAAAATTCATTATTTAATCTAATAGGATCTTGGTTTTCAATAGTTTCTCTTTGCACTGTAGAAGCTTCTTCAGATTTAGAAAACTGATTACATTGAAACAATAAAAAACATGCTATTACAATAGCAAAACGAGGGAAATTGGACATATATTCAATAATTAAAACCGAATATTACAACAATTTTTAATTATGCTAAAGGTTTTAAATATTTTTTATCAACATAGAAAGTCCCGAAAGGTACAAGAGAGCCTAATAAAATGATAATAAATGCTTTAGTATCCCACTTATAAGTCGAACGTAAGAAAATGGCTAAAGCAACATAGGCTACAAATAATAAGCCATGAGGCATACCTAAATGCTGAACATATTCATCGTTTCCTTCTGGCATACGTTTGTATATTGAAGCTGCCATTAATAATAAATATGAAATACCTTCTAAAAAGGCAACAATTCTAAAAGCTTTAAGCATAGTCTGTTTTTTTGTAATTAAAAAAAGCAAAGTTAAGAAATGTCATATTTTAACCATCATTTATTTAGAATAATTATCTTTATCAAAATCAAAAAAAAATAATCATGCGTTTATTAAATCGAATCCTTCTATTAAGCATCATTTCACTTTTATTTAGTTGTTCAAATTCTGAAAAATTAGATTCTAAAGAAAAAGAGTTTAAAATTGATTATGAAAAATTCACACTAGATAATGGACTCGAAGTTATCCTTCACGAAGACCATAGTGACCCAATTGTAGCGGTTGCAACCATGATGCATGTTGGTTCAAATAGAGAGAAACCTGGACGTACAGGATTTGCTCATTTTTTCGAACATATGAGTTTTAACGACAGTGAAAATGTTCCTGTTGGTGCCAACCGAAAAATGATACCAGAATGGGGAGGAAGTAGAAATGGTGGAACTTCTAACGATTATACAGTATATTACGAAGTGGTGCCTAAAGATGCTTTTGAGAAGATTCTTTGGATAGATTCTGACCGTTTTGGATATATGATTAATACCGTAACTACAGAAGCTTTAGAACGCGAAAAGCAAGTAGTTAAAAACGAAAAGCGTCAGCGAGTAGATAATGCAGCTTATGGATATACAGATGAGATTAAACGTAAAAACCTATATCCAGAAACACATCCATACAATTGGACAGTAATTGGTGCTTTGCCAGATTTACAAGCTGCAACTATAGATGATGTTAAAGAGTTTTACAAGCAATATTATGGCGCAAGTAACGCCTCTTTAGTTATTGCAGGAGATATTGACATTGCAGAAACAAAAGCACTTGTTAAGAAATGGTTTGGAGAAATACCAAGTGGACCAGAAGTAGAAGCTTTACAGCCAATGCCAGTGACTTTAGAGAAAACTAAATCATTGTATTTTGAAGATGGTTTTGCAAAACTACCCGAATTGCGCATGACGTTTCCAACCGTCGAACAATATAACCAAGATAAATATGCGTTAGAAATTTTAGGTCAGTTGTTAAGCGGAAGTAAAAAAGCACCACTTTACAAAACAATTGTTGAAGAACAAAAATTAGCACCTAGCGTTGGAACCTATCAAAGTAGTAGCGAATTAGCAGGAGAGTTTGTTTTTATAGTGCGTGCAAATGCAGATGTAGATTTAGATAATGTAAAAACGGCTATAGATCAAGGTTTAAAGCGTTTTGAAAAAGAAGGTGTTAATGAAAGTGATTTAAAACGTATTAAAGCAGAACTAGAAACCAATTTATATAGAGGAATTAGTACGGTTTTAAATAAGGCATTCCAATTAGTTGAAGATAATGAGTATAAAGGAGATCCAAGTTATATAACACAAACAGCAAAATTAACAAATGCTGTTTCTGCAGCAGATATTATGCGTGTGTTTACCAAATATATTAAAGGTAAAAATTATGTGATGACAAGCGTTGTACCGAAAGGAAGTTTAGATTTGGCTATAGCTGAAGCTGACAAAGCAACCGTTTGGATTGAAGAAGTTAAAAAAGATGTCGCTAACGAAGAAGTAAGTCAAGGTGCCGAAGCTGTTTACGATAAAACACCTTCAAAGCACGATAGAAGTGAACCTGCTTATGGAAAATTACCATTATTTAAATCTCCATCTGTATGGACAGATACGTTAACTAATGGCTTAACAATTTATGGTATTGAAAATAACGAAGTGCCTTTAGTACAATTCGATATTACCATTCCTGGAGGACACGCATTAGACCCAATTAATAAATCTGGAGTAGCCAATTTATTAAGCGATTTAATAATGGAAGGTACTGTAAACAAAACATCGGCAGATTTAGAAGAAGCCATAGGTCTTTTAGGTGCTAATATTAACACGTATTCAACATTTGAAGATTTTCATATTACAGGTTCTTGTTTGGCTAAGAATTTCGATGAAACTATTGCCTTAGTAAAAGAGATTATTTTAGAGCCACGTTGGGACGAGAACGAGTATAATAGACTTAAAGATGCTTTAGAAACAAGCTTAAAAGGAAGGGAAGCTAATCCTAATAGTATTGCGTCTAAGGTTTATAATAAGTTAATATATGGTGAAAATCATATATTTTCGGTTCCAAGTTCTGGAACTCAAGAATCTGTTAAAGTTATTAATATTCAAGACTTAAAAGCGTATTACAAGAATCTTTCACCAGAAAAAGCAACTTTTCATATAGCAGGTGCATTAGACAAAGCAACTATTAAAAACACATTATCTTCTTTAAATAATTGGAACACTAAAAGTGTAGCTATTCCAGAATATCAATTACCAGAAAGCACAAAGAAGAATCAATTGTATTTTATAGATTTTCCTGGAGCAAAACAATCTGTGGTTTTAATAGGCAAATTAGCGTTGTCTCAAGAAAATGATGAAGCAAATAATTTAAGCTTTGCTAACGAAATTTTAGGAGGTGGTTCAAGCGGAAAATTATTTCAAACTTTAAGAATAGGTAAAGGCTATACATATGGAGCTTATTCAAGTATAGTAGATAACAAGGAAGTATCACCTTTTACAATTAGAACAAGTGTAAGAGCGAATGCTACTTTAAAATCGTTAGAGATTATTAAAAACATGGTTACTAATTATGCTAATGATTTTACAGAAACGGAAGTAGAACTTACCAAAAACAAAATTTTAAAAGGAAATACTAGAGCTTTCGAAAGTCTTGGAGCGCAATTAAGTATGCTTAGGAATATTAGTAAGTACAATTTGTCTCAAACTTTTACGGAAGACGATCAAGAAGAGCTAGTAAATATGACTTTAGAAGATTATAAAAATATTATTAATAAATATTTAGTTGAAGAAGACATGATTTATGTAATTGTAGGTGATAAAATGACTCAATTTGAAGAAGTTAAGAAGCTTGGAAAGACAATTGTTGAGTTAGATATTAATGGCAATAAGTTATAGTTTTTAAACATCTAAAAATCAGTAATTTAAGTTAAAAATATTAACATTAAATTATGAATAAAAAACAGCATCTTTGGCACATATATTGTATACTATATTGGTTACAATTAAAACTTAAAAAATTAAATGAATAACACGATAAAAAATGCGGTTTCTACGGTAGTATTGTTCTTAGGTATATTAGGTTTTTCACAAACCGAATTACCATTAAAAACAACTGAAGGAATTAATCCTATTGCAGACTTGCAAAATGCAGACTTGCAAAACCTTCTTCAAGCTGAAATTTATAAAAATAACACTTGGAAGAGTCTAATTCAAAATAAGAAGATGTCTGTTGCTATTGTAGATTTAACAGACCAATGTAATATTAAATACGCTGGCTTAAATGATGACCACATGATGTATGCAGCGAGCTTACCAAAAATCGCAATATTATTAGCAGCAATGGATGCTATAGATAATGGTGAATTAAAAGACACTAAAGAAGTACGTAAGGATATGCGTTTAATGATTAGCAAATCTAACAATCAAGCATCTACGCGTATGATTGATCGTGTTGGTTACGATAAAATTGAAGCTGTTTTAAGAGCACCAGAAAACAAACTTTATGACGAAGAAGTTGGTGGAGGACTTTGGGTTGGAAAACGATATGCAGCAGGAGGAAAACGTCATCCAGAGCCAATGAAAGGATTAAGTCATGCTGCAACTACAAAACAAGTTTGTAGCTTCTATTATCAACTAGCTATGGGTAATTTGGTAAATACTGAACGCTCTAAGGAAATGTTAGAAATAATGAAAAATCCTGCTTTGCATCATAAATTTGTTAATACGTTAGATAAAATAGCACCTAAAGCAACAGTCTATAGAAAATCTGGTTCTTGGAAAAATTTTCATGCAGATTCTGCACTAGTTTGGGGACCAAAAAGAAAGTACATAATTGTAGCATTAATAGAAAACGATTTGGGTGAGCAAATTGCTAGAAATTTAGTAATACCAATTGAGAAAGTTCTTAAAAAATCACGTTCTTTAGCAAAAACATAAAAGACTTTTAGTTGTCCTTACTAAAAAACATACTTAATAAAACATTTGGATTAAGAGATGGTGAAATATACATCTCTTTTTTAATGCAGTTATATATCTTTATAATTATAACTGTGCTGTTAATTGTTAAGCCTACGGTTAACGCTCTATTTGTTAATAAACTTGGAGCAGATAGTTTACCGTATGGTTATTTGCTAGTAGCATTAGTTGCTGTACTAACCTCAATATTTTATAATCGAGCTGTTAGAGCATTTTCCTTACTTAAAGTAACCATTGGTTCTTTAGTTATTTTTAGTTTAGCGTTTATTGCATTAAGTATCGTTTTACATTACAATGTTCTTGAAAAAGGGTTACTCTATTTTTATTATTTAAGTATTTCTCTTTTCGCTGTAATTGCAACATCTCAATTTTGGATCCTTGCCAATATGGTCTTTAATGCAAGAGAAGCTAAGCGTCTGTTTGGGTTTATTGGAGCAGGAGCAATAGCAGGTGGTGTGTTTGGAGGCTATTTAACAA includes these proteins:
- a CDS encoding DUF72 domain-containing protein codes for the protein MKFGNVDNPELIDFTLPKDHKDTKRVLNLVKDNYVPEIYVGCAKWNKADLKGFYPRGTKDELAYYSSQFNSIELNATFYRIFPAEQFVKWYDKTPSNFKFFLKLNQEISHWKRLQDTNAVVENYLYNASNLKEKLGTIFLQMHTNFSPKDYTRVVDFIENWPKEIPLAVEFRHTDWYNTEIAEELYQLLEANNISNIIVDTAGRRDIMHMRLTNSTAFVRYVGANHPSDYSRLDDWIERIKDWKEQGVKEIDFFIHQNLEKESPLLSAYFIKKLNNELGYDLKIPNDTTVEPQQNLF
- a CDS encoding acyl-CoA thioesterase, which produces MRFHTRKWVKPEDLNPNGTLFGGRLLAWIDEEAALYTVVQLNNSKIVTKYMSEINFKSKAVEGDIVEIGMEVKNFGKSSITLKCEVRNMMTRETIITVEDIIMVNLDDDGKPKAHGKTETEYISDRLKE
- a CDS encoding thioredoxin-like domain-containing protein; amino-acid sequence: MSNFPRFAIVIACFLLFQCNQFSKSEEASTVQRETIENQDPIRLNNEFLIQGASFSPDNTNIYLFKAEDDSFALVDSTIINNTKFQFKGLAETPSLYRISEIRNKNKGFPLLVDASEIHVFLNKRIDYSTASSTSTVQKEYLDYTSQMTDFKDKGMSLYYGLKGNFSSENINKLKQDRLALFTEQNNFIETYIKKHSNSYVAVLLVKENVSTYNAKTLRTLYNGLSQNIQDLDFSKSIDSLIVEKESKIGERLPVVTAKKNEENFKEEYRPKAYKISGINPYGETVSLKSIPKGKVILVDFWASWCGPCRATNPNLVALHKKYKSQGFEILSVSEDKAEAQWLNAIATDGLTWDYHVIDKNKSIAFRYGVESIPFKLLIDKNGNIASEKISGRALETRIQQLLKE
- a CDS encoding DUF3817 domain-containing protein — its product is MLKAFRIVAFLEGISYLLLMAASIYKRMPEGNDEYVQHLGMPHGLLFVAYVALAIFLRSTYKWDTKAFIIILLGSLVPFGTFYVDKKYLKPLA
- a CDS encoding pitrilysin family protein, giving the protein MRLLNRILLLSIISLLFSCSNSEKLDSKEKEFKIDYEKFTLDNGLEVILHEDHSDPIVAVATMMHVGSNREKPGRTGFAHFFEHMSFNDSENVPVGANRKMIPEWGGSRNGGTSNDYTVYYEVVPKDAFEKILWIDSDRFGYMINTVTTEALEREKQVVKNEKRQRVDNAAYGYTDEIKRKNLYPETHPYNWTVIGALPDLQAATIDDVKEFYKQYYGASNASLVIAGDIDIAETKALVKKWFGEIPSGPEVEALQPMPVTLEKTKSLYFEDGFAKLPELRMTFPTVEQYNQDKYALEILGQLLSGSKKAPLYKTIVEEQKLAPSVGTYQSSSELAGEFVFIVRANADVDLDNVKTAIDQGLKRFEKEGVNESDLKRIKAELETNLYRGISTVLNKAFQLVEDNEYKGDPSYITQTAKLTNAVSAADIMRVFTKYIKGKNYVMTSVVPKGSLDLAIAEADKATVWIEEVKKDVANEEVSQGAEAVYDKTPSKHDRSEPAYGKLPLFKSPSVWTDTLTNGLTIYGIENNEVPLVQFDITIPGGHALDPINKSGVANLLSDLIMEGTVNKTSADLEEAIGLLGANINTYSTFEDFHITGSCLAKNFDETIALVKEIILEPRWDENEYNRLKDALETSLKGREANPNSIASKVYNKLIYGENHIFSVPSSGTQESVKVINIQDLKAYYKNLSPEKATFHIAGALDKATIKNTLSSLNNWNTKSVAIPEYQLPESTKKNQLYFIDFPGAKQSVVLIGKLALSQENDEANNLSFANEILGGGSSGKLFQTLRIGKGYTYGAYSSIVDNKEVSPFTIRTSVRANATLKSLEIIKNMVTNYANDFTETEVELTKNKILKGNTRAFESLGAQLSMLRNISKYNLSQTFTEDDQEELVNMTLEDYKNIINKYLVEEDMIYVIVGDKMTQFEEVKKLGKTIVELDINGNKL
- a CDS encoding serine hydrolase — its product is MNNTIKNAVSTVVLFLGILGFSQTELPLKTTEGINPIADLQNADLQNLLQAEIYKNNTWKSLIQNKKMSVAIVDLTDQCNIKYAGLNDDHMMYAASLPKIAILLAAMDAIDNGELKDTKEVRKDMRLMISKSNNQASTRMIDRVGYDKIEAVLRAPENKLYDEEVGGGLWVGKRYAAGGKRHPEPMKGLSHAATTKQVCSFYYQLAMGNLVNTERSKEMLEIMKNPALHHKFVNTLDKIAPKATVYRKSGSWKNFHADSALVWGPKRKYIIVALIENDLGEQIARNLVIPIEKVLKKSRSLAKT